In Motilibacter peucedani, the genomic stretch GGTGGCCAGGCCGAGCACGGCGTCGGGCTTGCGGGCCAGCAGGGCAACGACGGCTCCGGCCGCCAGGTCGCCGATGCGCTCGGCAGGGACGATCACGATCTCCATGCGGGGGTGCGGTCTCCTTCTAGGTGGTGGGCACGCCGGCCCGGTAGGTCCGGACCAGCGCGAGCGAGTCGTCGAGCACCACGAGGTCGGCCGGGTCGCCGGGGCGCAGACGCCCGAGGTCGTCGCGGCGCAGCAGGGCCGCCGGCCGCAGGGTCGCGGCTGCCAGCGCGTCCTCGAGCCGCGCTCCGGCGTCGACGACGTTGCGCAGCGCCTCGTGCATCGTGAGGACGCTGCCCGCCAGGCCGCCGGCGCTGTTGCGCGCCCTGCCGCCGCGGTAGTGCACGGTGACGCTGCCGAGCGCGTAGTCGCCGTCGGGCGCGCCGGTCGCCGACAGTGCGTCGGTCACCAGCACGATCCGGTCGGCGGCGGCGCGGACGACCAGGCGCGAGACGTCGTCGCTGAGGTGCACGCCGTCGCAGATCAGCTGCACCGCGACGTCGCCGCGGGTCAGGGCGACGCCCGCGAGCCCCGCGGCTCGCGAGGTCGGGGCACTCATCGCGTTGAACACGTGCGTCACCGTGCGGGCACCGGCGTCGAAGGCGGCGTGCGCGGTCTCGGCGTCGGTCTGGGTGTGGCCGAGCGCGACGAGGACGCCGCGCTCGACCAGGGCGCGCACGAGCTCGAGCCCGCCCGGCAGCTCGGGTGCGACGGTGATGCCGACGACGGGCCCGGCCGCGCGCAGCCGGTCGAGCAGGGCCACGTCGGGCTCGCGCAGGTCGGCCGGCGGGTGGGTGCCCGCGCGCTCGGGCGAGAGGAACGGGCCCTCGAGGTGGGCGCCCAGCAGCCGCGCGCCGCCGGGGTCGTCCGCGACGGCGGCCGCGGTCCGCAGCGCGGCGGTCGTGACGGGCTCCGGCGAGGTGATCAGGTTGGCGACGTACGCGGTGACGCCGTCGCGCGCGAGCGCGCGCCCGACCTCGGCCCACTGCTCGGGACCGGCGGTGAGCAGGTCGGTGCCGGCGTAGCCGTTGAGCTGCAGGTCGACGAGACCCGGCGCCGCGATCCCGCTGCCCGCCGGCGACAGCCCCACGGCGGCGACCCGGCCGTCCTCGACCTCGACGTCGCCCGGCAGCAGGCTGCCGTCGACGAACGCCGAGCCCGCGCCGAGCCGCGTCACGGGACCACCGGCTCGCCGATCGGGCTGCGCGGCCCGGGTGCGGTGAGGACCTCGCGGCCGGCGAGCGCCGCGCCGACCGCCGCCACCGCGGAGCCGGGTGCGACCATCGCCACGCGCTGCGGCAGCTCGAGCGAGGCGAGGAACGGCGAGTCCGCCGACTGGCGGGCGAGGGCGTCGCGCACGGACTCGAGCAGCGCGCTGCCCACGTCGGTGACGCCACCGCCGAGCACCACCGTCTCGACGTCGCAGGTCAGCACGAGCAGCCGCACGGCGGCGGCCAGCGAGTCGGTGAACCGGTCGCGGGCGGCGACGGCGGCAGGGTCGCCGGCGGTGGCGGCGGCGAACAGCGACTCGGCGGGGGAGAGCCCGTCGCGCGCCGCCCACGCCGACGACAGCGCCGAGCCGGAGGCCAGCGTCTCGAGGCAGCCGCGCTGGCCGCACGCGCAGACGGGGCCGTCGGGGTCGACGGGGATGTGGCCGATCTCGCCGGCCGCGCCACGGGCACCTCGGCGCAGGCGCCCGCCGATGACCAGGCCGGCAGCCAGTCCGGTGCCGATGCTGAGGTAGGCCAGGTCGCGGCCGTCGAGGTCGAGCACGCGGGCGGCGCCCAGGGCGGCGGCGTTGACGTCGTTCTCGACGACCACGGGCAGGCCGAGGTGGCGCCCGAGCATGGCGCCGAGGTCGACGGTGCCCACCAGTCCGAGGTTGACCGCGTGGGAGACCGCGCCCGAGCGCGGCTCGACCAGCCCCGGCACGCCCACGCCGACGGCCCTGAACTCCGAGAGCTCCACTCCTGGCCGGGCTCCGAGCGCGCGCACCGCCTCGATGGCCGTGGCGACCACGCCGGCGGGTCCGCCGCTGCTGGCGAGCCGGGTCTGCGCGACGACGGTGCCCGCCTCGTCGAGCGCCACGGCGAGGACCTTCGACCCCCCGATGTCGATCCCTGCCAGCAGGGTCATCCGGCCACTCCTTCGGCGAGGACCGCCGCGACGGCCGCGGCGTTGCTCAGCGAGGCACCGTAGCTGTGGACCACCGCCGCCCCGGGCAGCGGCTCGGGACCGGGCCACCCCAGCTCGACCACCACGAGGTCCGGACGGGCCGCGGCCAGCGCGTGCAGCGCCCGCTCCACCCACGGGCGGCGGTGCGGCTCGCGCACGAGCGCGACCAGCGGCGCACCCTCGGCGCGCGGGAGCAGCGGCTCGACCGCGTCGGTCTCCGCGACGTCGACCTGCGCGCCCCCGCGGAGCGCGTCGGCGTCGGCCGGCAGGCCCCAGGGCACCTCGCCGACGGCGATGTTGGTGCCGGTCACGAAGCGGAGCACGACGGCGCCCTGCACCGGCGGGAAGGAGCCGGTGACGCGTACGCCGCGGCGGGCGGCCTTGGTGTCGACCTCGGGGTCGGGGTGGGGGACGGGCTCGCCGGCTCCCGCGCGGAGGCGCGCCGAGAGCGCCGACACCCGGCCCGCGGCCTCGCGCAGGCGCGCCTCGGGCAGCGTGCCGTCCTGCACCGCGGCGACCAGCGCGCCGATGACCGCCTCGTGCACGCCGAGCTCCTTGTCGGCGCCGAGGCAGAGCAGGTCGCAGCCCGCTGCCACGGCCAGCACCGCAGCCGCCGGCTCGCCGCGCCCCCCGCTCGCGCCCTTCATGTCGAGCGCGTCGCTGACGAGCAGGCCGTCGAAGCCGAGGTCCTCGCGCAGCAGGCGCACGACGGCCGGGCTCAGCGTCGCGGGGGCGTCCGGGTCGATGGCGGGCAGCAGGACGTGCGAGGTCATCACCGCCAGGGTGCCCGCCTCGACCGCGGCGGCGAAGGGCACCAGCTCGCGCGCCCGCAGCACCTCGAGCGGCGCGTCGACCGTCGGCATCGCGAGGTGCGAGTCGAGGGCCGTGTCGCCGTGCCCGGGCCAGTGCTTGACGCACGCGGCCACGCCCGCGGCCTGGAGGCCGGACACGTACGCAGCGCTGTGCCTCGCCACCAGCGCGGCGTCGGCACCGAAGCTGCGCACGCCGATCACGGGGTTGTGCGGGTTGCTGTTGACGTCGACGACCGGGGCGAGGTCGAGGTCGATGCCGGCGGCGCGCAGCTCCGCGCCGATCGCGGTGGCGACCGCCGACGTGAGGTCCACGTCGTCGGCCGAGCCGAGGGCGGCGTTGCCGGGGTGCGGGTTGCCGGTGCGCATGTGCAGCCGGGTGACGTCGCCGCCCTCCTCGTCGGTGGCGAGCAGGACGTCGGGGGCGACGGCACGGATCGCCGCGGTCAGCGCTGCCAGCTGCTCGGGCGACTCGACGTTGGAGCCGAACAGGCACAGCGAGCCCAGCCCGTCGGCGAGCAGGTCCGCCGTCCACGCGGGCAGCTCGAGCCCCTCGAAGGCGCCCATGACGACGCGGGCGGCGAGCCGGCGCAGCTCGAGGTCGTCGGCCACGTCAGCCCTTCACCGCACCGGACACCAGCCCGGTGGTCATCCGGCCCTGCACGAACAGGAAGAACACAATGACCGGGATGGTCATCAGCGTCGAGCCGGCCATGATCGCGCCCCAGTCGGTGCTGGAGTGGACCTGCTTGAAGGTCCGCAGCCAGACGGGCAGCGTCCGGTGCTCGGGGCGGTTCATGAGGACGAGCGCCGTGAGGAACTCGTTCCAGGCCTGGATGAAGGCGAACACGCCGGTCGCGATCAAGCCGGGCGCCATGAGCGGGAACGTCACGCTGAAGAACGCGCGGACCCGGCTGCACCCGTCGATGCGGGCGGCCTCCTCGAGCTCGACCGGGACGCCGGCGACGAAGCCGCGCAGCGTCCAGATCGTGAAGGGCAGCACCGTCGCGACGTAGACCATGCCCAGGCCGATGACGGTGTTGGTCAGCTGCCAGCCGTTCAGCAGCCGGTAGATCGTGATGATCATCGCCTCGGCCGGGAGCATCTGGATGACCAGCACCCCGAGCACCATCAGCCGGCGGCTGCGGAACCGGAAGCGCGTCAGGGCGACGGCGGCGAGCAGGGCGAGGAACAGTGCGACGACGACCGTCAGGACGGTCACCAGCAGGCTGGTGCGCAGGGCCGGCACGAAGTCGGTGCTCGGGTCGAGGACGTGGCGGAAGTTGCGCAGCGTCGGCGAGGTGGGCGCGAAGGTCGGCGTGACGCTGCGGATCTTGTTGTTGGGCAGCAGCGAGGTGCTGACCATCCAGTAGACCGGGAACACCGAGACCACGAAGACCACCAGGGCTGCGAGGTTGATGGCGGCGCGGGCGCTCGTACGCCTGGCGCTGCGGCGGCGCGCGCGGACGGCGGTGCCGGCGCCGCTCGCCGCCACGACGGGTGTCCCGGCGACCGAGGGGCTCGTGACGCTCACAGTTCCTCCTGGCGGACGATCTGGCGGACGTAGAGGACCGAGATGAGCAGCATGACCACCACGAGGATGACCGCGATCGCGCTGCCGACGTCGAAGCGGCCCTGGGCGACGCCGACCTGGTAGATGTAGACGCCGATCGTGCTGGTCTGCGAGGTCACGCCGCCGCTGCCCTGCAGGGCGAAGATCTGCGTGAACACCCGCAGGTCCCAGATCACCTGCAGGACCGTGACGATGAGCAGCACCGGCCGCACGAACGGCAGCACGATGTGGCGGAAGCGCTGGGCCGGCCCGGCGCCGTCGAGCTGCGCTGCCTCGAGGCACTCGTCGGGCACCTGAGTGAGCCCCGCGTAGAGGGTGAACGCGACGAAGGGCACCGACTGCCAGGTGATGACGATGGTGGCGACGGCGAAGAAGGAGAGCGGGTTCAGCAGCCAGGAGTGGCCGGTCTCGTCGATGCCGATGCTCGTGAGGACGTAGTTGACCACGCCGTACTGCGAGTCGAACATCCAGCTCCAGATGACGATGGCCGTCAGCGCGGGCATCGCCCAAGCGAGCAGCAGGCCCACCGTCACCAGCAGACGCATGGCCCGGCCGAGCTGCACGAGCAGGAGGGCGACCAGCATGCCGATGCCGACGGCGAGCACGACGTTGACCGCGCAGAAGGCGAAGCTGCGTCCGAGGACCACCCAGAACTGGTGGTCGGTGAGCACGGCCTTGTAGTTGTCGAGCCCGACGAACTCCGGCGGCTTGCCGAAGACCTGCGCCCGACCGTACTTCTGCGTCGAGGTGATGAGCAGCTTGACCAGCGGGTAGCCGGTCAGCACCAGGAGGACTGCGAGTGCCGGGCCGAGCAGCAGCCACGGCGCGAGCGCCTGTCCTGCAGTCGTGCGCCGTCGCCTAGGTGCAAGAGGGGCGACTGCGGCCATGAGCGCTCTCCTCGGGGTCGTGGGGCGGTTCGAGTGGCACGTGGTGGCGCTGGGTGGTCCAGCGACAGGCGGTGCGATGAGCGACGGGTACGCCGCGGCGGAGCGCCGCCGCGGCGTACCCGGTCCTCGTCCTAGCGGTTCAGCGCATCCGTGATCTTCGCGTCCGCGGCCTTGGCCAGGGAGGCGACGTCACCGCCGCCGGCGATCTTCACGAAGAGGTCCTCCATGATCTTGTCGGCCTCGACGTTGGCCCAGCCCGGCGCGGCCGGGGTGAGCTTGGTGTTGGTCACGGCCTTCGCGGTGGCCTGGGCGACCTCGTCAGTGCCCATGTCCTTGACGAGCGAGGTCTTCGCGGGCACCAGGCCGGCCTTGGCCATCTGCGACTGGTAGCCGTCGCTCAGGATGTCCTTGAGCAGTGCGTAGGCGAGGTCCTTGTGCTGCGACTTGGCCGAGATGCCGAGGTTGGAGCCGCCGAGGAAGACAGGGGCGGTCTTGTCCGCGGTCAGGCCGGGGAGGGCGAAGACGCCGAGGTTCGCCTTGGCGTCAGGGCAGCCGCCCTTGTCCTTGGGCGCGAGGATCGAGCCGGCCACCCAGCCCGGGGCCGAGAGCATGCCGACCTGGTTGGCGCAGTAGGGCACCTGCGGGTCGGTCTCCTGGCCGTCCTTGGCGGCGGCGGAGTCCTCGGTCATGGCCTTCTGCACCATCTTCAGGCCCTTGACCGACTCGGGGGACTCGAGGGTGCCGGTCCACGTGCCGTCCTTCTCGGTGGCCACGTCACCGCCGGTGGCCCAGATGAAGGGCAGCGCGTTGCGCCAGTCCTGGCCGGGCCACCACAGGCCCGAGAAGCCCTTGGTCTTGCTGGCGGCCTTGAGCTTGGCCCCGTCGGCGATGTACTCGTCGAGGGTTGTCGGCGTCCCCGAGATGCCGGCGGCCTTGAACAGGTCCTTGCGGTAGAACACGAGCCGCGAGCCGGCGTAGTAGGGCGCCGCGTAGAACTTGCCGTCGTAGGTGCCGGCGTCGACGAAGCCCTTGAGCAGGTCGTCACCGCCGAGCTCTGCCTTCTTGTCGGTGATGTCCTCGAACGCGCCGGCCGAGGTGAAGGCGACCGCCTGCGTGTTGCCGACCTCGACCACGTCGGGGGAGTCGGAGCCCGACAGCGCCGTGGTCAGCTTGTCGACCAGGCCGTCCCACACCTGCTGCTCGATGACGAGCTCGGCGTTGGGGTTCTCCTTCTCGAAGGTGGTCTTGAGGTAGTCGCGGATCGGCTGCGGGGTGTCCGTGCCGTTGAGCCACAGGCGGACCTTCACCTTGTCACCGCCGCCCGTCTGGGCGCCCGCGCTGCTCGAGGGAGCGGCTGCTGCGCCGTCGCTGGCAGGCTCCGACGGCGACGAGGAGCCGCCGCACCCGGCCAGGGCGAGTGCAGCGACGGTGGACACTGCGAGGAGTCGGGTGATCTTCACGGGGTTCCCTCCCGGGGACGAGGCGCGTGACGTGGACGTGGGCAGGGTGGGGCGTGGTGAGGACGAACCCTGCTGGAGCAGGGGTGGTGCCAGATGGTGTCTAGAAGACTGGTGTGGCCTGCTCAGGAGACGCCGAGCTGGCCGGAGAGCACGAGCACGGCCGCACCGGCGAGGACGACGTCGTCGCCGAGCTTGGCCATGCGCAGGTCGACATCACTGCCGACGACGGGCATGGTCCGCTTGCGCACGGACGCGAGCGCCGCGTCGTGCAGCGTGCCGCTGAGCAGCCCCTCCGGCCCGCTCAGCACGATCTCGCGCAGGTCGAGGGCGCTGACCACGGGAGCCAGTGCCGCCCCGAGCCGGCGCCCGGCGCTCGCGAGCGAGGCGTCGCGGGCGCGGACCGAGGCGCCCTCGACCGCGGACCGGAGCGCCGGCACCGAGACCACGGTCTCGAGGCAGCCGCGCCGGCCGCACGCGCACACCACGCCGCGCTCCTCCACCGTCACGTGGCCGATCTCGCCGGCAGCGTGGTGGTGGCCCCCGAGCAGTGCGCCGTCGAGCACGAGCCCGGCGCCGACGCCGCGGCCGATGCGTACGAGCATCAGACCGCCGCGACCCGCGCCGCCGAACGTGTGCTCGCCCAGCGCGGCGGTGTTGGCGTCGTTGGCGACGTGGACGGGCAGCGAGAGCGCCTCGGAGAGCCGTTCGCGCAGGGGGAGGTCCGTCCACTGCAGGTTCGGCGCCAGCAGCACGACACCGTCGGGGGAGACGATGCCCGGGCTGCCGACCCCGACGCCCAGCACCGGCCGGGTGGCCGAGCCGAGCAGGGTGCGGCACAGCGCGAGCGCGGTGCCGACCGCGTCCTCGCCGACCCGGCCCTCGACCGGCAGGGCGGCACGGGCGAGCACGGTGCCCGACAGGTCGAGCACCGCACCCTTCATGCAGTCCTCGTCGGAGAGGTCGAGGCACACGATGTGAGCCGCGTCGGCACGCAGTCCCACGAGGGTGGCGGGCTTGCCCACCCGAGCCTCCTCGCGCAGCCCGAGCTCTTCGACGAGGTCCTCTGCCATCAGCTCGGCGACGAGGTCGGAGACCGTGACGCGGGTGAGGGCGGTCTCGCGGGCGAGGTCCGCCCGCGACGAGGGGCCGTTGTCGAACAGCGTCTGGAGGACCAGCGCGCGGTTGTGGCGTCGGGCGTCCTCGGGCAGCACCTTGGCTCGCGGGTGCAGGCCACGACCGGCGCGGGGGCCGACTTGGCGGGTGGGCGACGACACGTTTGTTAGTAGACCTGCCTTACTAACCGCCGTCAATACCCGTCCTGCCAACCGTTACCTGCCCGTAACGCTCACGTCCGCCATCGCCCGTTGTGTCCGAACTGGCGCGCGCCGACCCGCAGGTCGGCGCGCCGCGAGTTCGGACACGACGGGCCACGGGTAGGTCACCACGCATGACTGAGAACACGACAGAGACCCCCACGACCGAGAGCAA encodes the following:
- the nagA gene encoding N-acetylglucosamine-6-phosphate deacetylase, producing the protein MTRLGAGSAFVDGSLLPGDVEVEDGRVAAVGLSPAGSGIAAPGLVDLQLNGYAGTDLLTAGPEQWAEVGRALARDGVTAYVANLITSPEPVTTAALRTAAAVADDPGGARLLGAHLEGPFLSPERAGTHPPADLREPDVALLDRLRAAGPVVGITVAPELPGGLELVRALVERGVLVALGHTQTDAETAHAAFDAGARTVTHVFNAMSAPTSRAAGLAGVALTRGDVAVQLICDGVHLSDDVSRLVVRAAADRIVLVTDALSATGAPDGDYALGSVTVHYRGGRARNSAGGLAGSVLTMHEALRNVVDAGARLEDALAAATLRPAALLRRDDLGRLRPGDPADLVVLDDSLALVRTYRAGVPTT
- a CDS encoding ROK family protein, with product MTLLAGIDIGGSKVLAVALDEAGTVVAQTRLASSGGPAGVVATAIEAVRALGARPGVELSEFRAVGVGVPGLVEPRSGAVSHAVNLGLVGTVDLGAMLGRHLGLPVVVENDVNAAALGAARVLDLDGRDLAYLSIGTGLAAGLVIGGRLRRGARGAAGEIGHIPVDPDGPVCACGQRGCLETLASGSALSSAWAARDGLSPAESLFAAATAGDPAAVAARDRFTDSLAAAVRLLVLTCDVETVVLGGGVTDVGSALLESVRDALARQSADSPFLASLELPQRVAMVAPGSAVAAVGAALAGREVLTAPGPRSPIGEPVVP
- a CDS encoding glycoside hydrolase family 3 N-terminal domain-containing protein; protein product: MADDLELRRLAARVVMGAFEGLELPAWTADLLADGLGSLCLFGSNVESPEQLAALTAAIRAVAPDVLLATDEEGGDVTRLHMRTGNPHPGNAALGSADDVDLTSAVATAIGAELRAAGIDLDLAPVVDVNSNPHNPVIGVRSFGADAALVARHSAAYVSGLQAAGVAACVKHWPGHGDTALDSHLAMPTVDAPLEVLRARELVPFAAAVEAGTLAVMTSHVLLPAIDPDAPATLSPAVVRLLREDLGFDGLLVSDALDMKGASGGRGEPAAAVLAVAAGCDLLCLGADKELGVHEAVIGALVAAVQDGTLPEARLREAAGRVSALSARLRAGAGEPVPHPDPEVDTKAARRGVRVTGSFPPVQGAVVLRFVTGTNIAVGEVPWGLPADADALRGGAQVDVAETDAVEPLLPRAEGAPLVALVREPHRRPWVERALHALAAARPDLVVVELGWPGPEPLPGAAVVHSYGASLSNAAAVAAVLAEGVAG
- a CDS encoding carbohydrate ABC transporter permease produces the protein MSVTSPSVAGTPVVAASGAGTAVRARRRSARRTSARAAINLAALVVFVVSVFPVYWMVSTSLLPNNKIRSVTPTFAPTSPTLRNFRHVLDPSTDFVPALRTSLLVTVLTVVVALFLALLAAVALTRFRFRSRRLMVLGVLVIQMLPAEAMIITIYRLLNGWQLTNTVIGLGMVYVATVLPFTIWTLRGFVAGVPVELEEAARIDGCSRVRAFFSVTFPLMAPGLIATGVFAFIQAWNEFLTALVLMNRPEHRTLPVWLRTFKQVHSSTDWGAIMAGSTLMTIPVIVFFLFVQGRMTTGLVSGAVKG
- a CDS encoding carbohydrate ABC transporter permease, whose protein sequence is MAAVAPLAPRRRRTTAGQALAPWLLLGPALAVLLVLTGYPLVKLLITSTQKYGRAQVFGKPPEFVGLDNYKAVLTDHQFWVVLGRSFAFCAVNVVLAVGIGMLVALLLVQLGRAMRLLVTVGLLLAWAMPALTAIVIWSWMFDSQYGVVNYVLTSIGIDETGHSWLLNPLSFFAVATIVITWQSVPFVAFTLYAGLTQVPDECLEAAQLDGAGPAQRFRHIVLPFVRPVLLIVTVLQVIWDLRVFTQIFALQGSGGVTSQTSTIGVYIYQVGVAQGRFDVGSAIAVILVVVMLLISVLYVRQIVRQEEL
- a CDS encoding extracellular solute-binding protein, with translation MKITRLLAVSTVAALALAGCGGSSSPSEPASDGAAAAPSSSAGAQTGGGDKVKVRLWLNGTDTPQPIRDYLKTTFEKENPNAELVIEQQVWDGLVDKLTTALSGSDSPDVVEVGNTQAVAFTSAGAFEDITDKKAELGGDDLLKGFVDAGTYDGKFYAAPYYAGSRLVFYRKDLFKAAGISGTPTTLDEYIADGAKLKAASKTKGFSGLWWPGQDWRNALPFIWATGGDVATEKDGTWTGTLESPESVKGLKMVQKAMTEDSAAAKDGQETDPQVPYCANQVGMLSAPGWVAGSILAPKDKGGCPDAKANLGVFALPGLTADKTAPVFLGGSNLGISAKSQHKDLAYALLKDILSDGYQSQMAKAGLVPAKTSLVKDMGTDEVAQATAKAVTNTKLTPAAPGWANVEADKIMEDLFVKIAGGGDVASLAKAADAKITDALNR
- a CDS encoding ROK family transcriptional regulator, producing MSSPTRQVGPRAGRGLHPRAKVLPEDARRHNRALVLQTLFDNGPSSRADLARETALTRVTVSDLVAELMAEDLVEELGLREEARVGKPATLVGLRADAAHIVCLDLSDEDCMKGAVLDLSGTVLARAALPVEGRVGEDAVGTALALCRTLLGSATRPVLGVGVGSPGIVSPDGVVLLAPNLQWTDLPLRERLSEALSLPVHVANDANTAALGEHTFGGAGRGGLMLVRIGRGVGAGLVLDGALLGGHHHAAGEIGHVTVEERGVVCACGRRGCLETVVSVPALRSAVEGASVRARDASLASAGRRLGAALAPVVSALDLREIVLSGPEGLLSGTLHDAALASVRKRTMPVVGSDVDLRMAKLGDDVVLAGAAVLVLSGQLGVS